DNA sequence from the Brienomyrus brachyistius isolate T26 chromosome 18, BBRACH_0.4, whole genome shotgun sequence genome:
cccacatCCAGATTACCGTGACAACTATCTACCTTTTTTAttctgaaataaatgtaaaacattcacattgcaatattgttataaaacaaaaaaaagagttGAAAATTTATTCGAAATAAGCTACATTAATTTAGAACTTGTTACTGTCTACCAATAGAGTCTGTCTAATAAGCTGGCTAACTCATGTTGACATGAGTTGTACCAATAGACAAAAACCCACGCTgacaaatcacttgcttttgcttAATAGTGTCTCTTTGGAATCCAGAATATTTCCATGCAGTAGGAGACAAATGTATATTGGTGAACAGTTTTTGTTCACTTTTCTCCTCCCCACTCATTTCtgttaaatttctcacaaatgtgCCACGCGGCCTAATGAGTGCGTCCAACAGCAAGAGAGAGAATAATTATAACTGTCTTCAGAGCATGCAGAACTCATACAAAACTGTGGGGGTAAACATTACACTGACTTATAAACAAATACTAGATCCTCTTGAAAAGGAACAACCACCAAAATCGCAAAGCTTGCCAAGGTTTGTTTCTTATAAAacaaatgtacaaatgttttagcaTAAATTATAAATGGTTTCAACCCGACTGATTGTTAAGATCCTTGCAAACTGCATGTGCGCAATATGCTGTAGACACACATGCTTTAATCATACAGTGATAAAGTTTTAAAATCCTATAGAGACCAATTACCTGCCACCTTTTCTAGCTTTCTCCTGATAAAAGTATCTCTGTGTTGAGAGTATAGACGACTATGGGATGGAGGTCTTTACCTGACTGCATTCGGGCTGTCCTGAGGGCTCTCCTCGGGGCTGGCACTGCCCAGAATTCGCCTACGAGCCTCAGCGTACTCCGCCTCCCTCTGGGCCAGGGACTTTACTTGAGGCAGAGGtcggggtggcccggcaggggGGTGCAGCGAACCGTTGCTGGAAGGTCGCTTCAAGATGCGGATTTGGGGCTGGGGTGCTGCAGGCGGTGCACCGTCCTGGATCATGATGGCTGTGGTCTTAAGTGGACAGTGGCCAGAACTGCTGGCCAAAATTCTGCTGGAGCAAACATAGGTTTCATCACAGTGTCACCACGTTAGTTAAAATATGCTCGTATACAAGGGTTGACTAAGCATCAAAAACTAACAGTACTTCAATCACCAGTTAACCATTCTAAGACGTGGTTTGACCCTAGAATGACACTGTTACACCATTTCCTCCACTCTACAACCAGAGTCACACCTTAATGCAGCTCTTCAGTAGTCACAACCCATAAAATAATCAAACGAAATATTCCAAAGTGAAACTAACCAGCATCATTACTTCGATCCTATATATTTCTCAGTCTATACATATACAGACATAatccacagacaagacatacacTTTAGACAGACAGCAATTGAGATCATTCTTAGTGACACCCACCTATGTTTTTGGTTTATCCTCAAGttctcctcctgtctctgcaTTTGCTGCATTCGGGGAAAAGGAGAAAAGGTAAACAGGCACCCTTTGCCAGAAATCCAAAAAAGTCAAAACAGAGAGAATGTAACAAAATTAAGTGATGTTAAAGGGGCAAAGGATTTGGTTAGTGGGTTATCTATTGCATAAAGTAATTTCATACATCATACATATAAAAGAcagacacatatatatacacacacacacacacacacacacacacacacacacacacacacacacagagaacttGAACACCGCAGACTGGACAGTGAAAAACTATGATCAGCAGAGATCAGAAGTGTATTTATGGCTACGGTCACTGCACTTgtcattaatttaatttaatttcatttaaatatttaacccTGCAATATATGTTCTTAAAATGTAGGGAACACGATGGGGACTAAGTCAAAGCTTTGCTTGTTTGCTTTGCGGTAGGGATTCCCTAGTCGGGCGTGTCTAGACAGATATCGTGTAGAATGAGCCAAAAAGCATTTTTTATTATCcaggataaaattaaatgaataacaAGATACATTTCATACgtatttttctttcatttctttgcTCCTCGGTGTACATTTGTATCACCATATGAATGTCTGCAAAATCAGCCAAGTATCCAACGCCTGCTAATTAACACAAAAAAGCATCACGTTCATTAGTCTGCGATCAAATAAATCACATCAACAACAATAAATTTTATAAAGCTggttgagagaaaaaaaaaagtggttTCGACTTCGGGGATAATGAAAGGACTGTTAGCTAAGTTAAATTTAGATAACCTTGCCGCGGTTACAGTTTTACCAGCCCATGTGCTACACAAGACAGGAGTTTGAGACCGGCTtcacttcattttttttttcgaaGAACATACACACACGACATTCCTTTACTCGAGGAATCACTCGCTAAATATTGTCAAAACCTTCAGGTATCGCTTTTAAAGTAAAAATTGTACGAACAATGCCTTCCTCGCGCCGTCGTAATCACCGTCCTGCCCCTTTAAGTGTCGGCCGACTTCCTCACGCCGCGCCTCGCTACGACGTCCCCACGTCTACTGCAGCACGGCCGCCTCGATGGCTGAAACGCTTCCCCAGGGTATCCCCTAAGCCTGCGAGAGTTCGTAAATAGCGAGTACCCACTAGAGTCCTGTCTCTTACCCCTCCCTCTGCCGGTTCTTCCCAGCTATCTGACATCTCATCATCCATATTCCGACCGCCCGGACACACAGTCCCCCAGTACTCTGGCAGCACGCAGCCACGCGAACTCTTCTTCTCCTAAACTGCAAGCATGAAGATCCCAGTTAGAGTAATACTGC
Encoded proteins:
- the szrd1 gene encoding SUZ domain-containing protein 1 isoform X1, producing the protein MDDEMSDSWEEPAEGGQMQRQEENLRINQKHSRILASSSGHCPLKTTAIMIQDGAPPAAPQPQIRILKRPSSNGSLHPPAGPPRPLPQVKSLAQREAEYAEARRRILGSASPEESPQDSPNAVSRPVRMNTPQFPEESRPNNQAVRQTVNPGGAQGFRQRR
- the szrd1 gene encoding SUZ domain-containing protein 1 isoform X3, producing the protein MDDEMSDSWEEPAEGGQMQRQEENLRINQKHSRILASSSGHCPLKTTAIMIQDGAPPAAPQPQIRILKRPSSNGSLHPPAGPPRPLPQVKSLAQREAEYAEARRRILGSASPEESPQDSPNAVRPVRMNTPQFPEESRPNNQAVRQTVNPGGAQGFRQRR
- the szrd1 gene encoding SUZ domain-containing protein 1 isoform X4, translating into MDDEMSDSWEEPAEGGQMQRQEENLRINQKHRILASSSGHCPLKTTAIMIQDGAPPAAPQPQIRILKRPSSNGSLHPPAGPPRPLPQVKSLAQREAEYAEARRRILGSASPEESPQDSPNAVRPVRMNTPQFPEESRPNNQAVRQTVNPGGAQGFRQRR
- the szrd1 gene encoding SUZ domain-containing protein 1 isoform X6 → MEQMQRQEENLRINQKHRILASSSGHCPLKTTAIMIQDGAPPAAPQPQIRILKRPSSNGSLHPPAGPPRPLPQVKSLAQREAEYAEARRRILGSASPEESPQDSPNAVSRPVRMNTPQFPEESRPNNQAVRQTVNPGGAQGFRQRR
- the szrd1 gene encoding SUZ domain-containing protein 1 isoform X2 is translated as MDDEMSDSWEEPAEGGQMQRQEENLRINQKHRILASSSGHCPLKTTAIMIQDGAPPAAPQPQIRILKRPSSNGSLHPPAGPPRPLPQVKSLAQREAEYAEARRRILGSASPEESPQDSPNAVSRPVRMNTPQFPEESRPNNQAVRQTVNPGGAQGFRQRR
- the szrd1 gene encoding SUZ domain-containing protein 1 isoform X5, yielding MEQMQRQEENLRINQKHSRILASSSGHCPLKTTAIMIQDGAPPAAPQPQIRILKRPSSNGSLHPPAGPPRPLPQVKSLAQREAEYAEARRRILGSASPEESPQDSPNAVSRPVRMNTPQFPEESRPNNQAVRQTVNPGGAQGFRQRR
- the szrd1 gene encoding SUZ domain-containing protein 1 isoform X7; its protein translation is MQRQEENLRINQKHRILASSSGHCPLKTTAIMIQDGAPPAAPQPQIRILKRPSSNGSLHPPAGPPRPLPQVKSLAQREAEYAEARRRILGSASPEESPQDSPNAVSRPVRMNTPQFPEESRPNNQAVRQTVNPGGAQGFRQRR